The Rhinopithecus roxellana isolate Shanxi Qingling chromosome 13, ASM756505v1, whole genome shotgun sequence genome contains a region encoding:
- the RWDD2B gene encoding RWD domain-containing protein 2B isoform X1 — MKTELSVQPWNPGYSSEGAATQETYTCPKMIEIEQAEAQLAELDLLASMFPGENELMVNDQLAVAELKDCIEKKTMEGRSSKVYFTINMNLDVSEEAMAMFSLACIFPFKYPAVLPEITVRSVILSRSQQTQLNTDLTAFLQKHCHGDVCILNATEWVREHASSYVSRDTSSSPPTGSTVQSVDLIFTRLWIYSHHIYNKCKRKNILEWAKELSLSGFSMPGKPGVVCVEGPQSACEEFWSRLRKLNWKRILIRHREDIPFDGTNDEMERQRKFSIFEEKVFSVNGARGNHMDFGQLYQFLNAKGCGDVFQMFFGVEGQ; from the exons AAACTTACACATGTCCAAAAATGATTGAGATAGAGCAGGCGGAGGCCCAGCTTGCTGAGTTAGACCTGCTAGCCAGTATGTTCCCTGGTGAGAATGAGCTCATGGTGAATGACCAACTGGCTGTAGCAGAGCTGAAAGATTGTATTGAAAAGAAGACAATGGAGGGGCGATCTTCAAAAGTGTACTTTACTATCAATATGAACCTGGATGTATCTGAGGAAGCAATG GCGATGTTTTCTCTGGCctgtatttttccctttaaataccCGGCAGTTCTGCCTGAAATTACTGTCAG ATCAGTAATATTGAGTAGATCCCAGCAGACTCAGCTGAACACAGATCTGACTGCATTCCTGCAAAAACATTGTCATGGAGATGTTTGTATACTGAATGCCACGGAGTGGGTTAGAGAACACGCGTCTAGCTATGTCAGCAGAGATACTTCATCTTCACCCCCCACAGGAAGCACAGTCCAGTCAGTTGACCTCATCTTCACGAGACTCTGGATCTACAGCCATCATATCtacaacaaatgcaaaagaaagaatattctagAGTGGGCAAAGGAGCTTTCCCTGTCTGGGTTTAGCATGCCTGGAAAACCTGGTGTTGTTTGTGTGGAAGGCCCACAAAGTGCCTGTGAAGAATTCTGGTCAAG ACTCAGAAAATTAAACTGGAAGAGAATTTTAATCCGCCATCGAGAAGACATTCCTTTTGATGGTACAAATGATGAAatggaaagacaaaggaaattttccatttttgaagaaaaagtgtTCAGTGTTAATGGAGCCAGGGGAAACCACATGGACTTTGGTCAGCTCTATCAGTTCTTAAATGCCAAAGGATGTGGGGATGTTTTCCAGATGTTTTTTGGTGTAGAAGGACAATGA
- the RWDD2B gene encoding RWD domain-containing protein 2B isoform X3 → MKTELSVQPWNPGYSSEGAATQETYTCPKMIEIEQAEAQLAELDLLASMFPGENELMVNDQLAVAELKDCIEKKTMEGRSSKVYFTINMNLDVSEEAMAMFSLACIFPFKYPAVLPEITVRSVILSRSQQTQLNTDLTAFLQKHCHGDVCILNATEWVREHASSYVSRDTSSSPPTGSTVQSVDLIFTRLWIYSHHIYNKCKRKNILEWAKELSLSGFSMPGKPGVVCVEGPQSACEEFWSRFAFTYTQKIKLEENFNPPSRRHSF, encoded by the exons AAACTTACACATGTCCAAAAATGATTGAGATAGAGCAGGCGGAGGCCCAGCTTGCTGAGTTAGACCTGCTAGCCAGTATGTTCCCTGGTGAGAATGAGCTCATGGTGAATGACCAACTGGCTGTAGCAGAGCTGAAAGATTGTATTGAAAAGAAGACAATGGAGGGGCGATCTTCAAAAGTGTACTTTACTATCAATATGAACCTGGATGTATCTGAGGAAGCAATG GCGATGTTTTCTCTGGCctgtatttttccctttaaataccCGGCAGTTCTGCCTGAAATTACTGTCAG ATCAGTAATATTGAGTAGATCCCAGCAGACTCAGCTGAACACAGATCTGACTGCATTCCTGCAAAAACATTGTCATGGAGATGTTTGTATACTGAATGCCACGGAGTGGGTTAGAGAACACGCGTCTAGCTATGTCAGCAGAGATACTTCATCTTCACCCCCCACAGGAAGCACAGTCCAGTCAGTTGACCTCATCTTCACGAGACTCTGGATCTACAGCCATCATATCtacaacaaatgcaaaagaaagaatattctagAGTGGGCAAAGGAGCTTTCCCTGTCTGGGTTTAGCATGCCTGGAAAACCTGGTGTTGTTTGTGTGGAAGGCCCACAAAGTGCCTGTGAAGAATTCTGGTCAAGGTTTGCTTTCACATAT ACTCAGAAAATTAAACTGGAAGAGAATTTTAATCCGCCATCGAGAAGACATTCCTTTTGA
- the RWDD2B gene encoding RWD domain-containing protein 2B isoform X2, whose product MIEIEQAEAQLAELDLLASMFPGENELMVNDQLAVAELKDCIEKKTMEGRSSKVYFTINMNLDVSEEAMAMFSLACIFPFKYPAVLPEITVRSVILSRSQQTQLNTDLTAFLQKHCHGDVCILNATEWVREHASSYVSRDTSSSPPTGSTVQSVDLIFTRLWIYSHHIYNKCKRKNILEWAKELSLSGFSMPGKPGVVCVEGPQSACEEFWSRLRKLNWKRILIRHREDIPFDGTNDEMERQRKFSIFEEKVFSVNGARGNHMDFGQLYQFLNAKGCGDVFQMFFGVEGQ is encoded by the exons ATGATTGAGATAGAGCAGGCGGAGGCCCAGCTTGCTGAGTTAGACCTGCTAGCCAGTATGTTCCCTGGTGAGAATGAGCTCATGGTGAATGACCAACTGGCTGTAGCAGAGCTGAAAGATTGTATTGAAAAGAAGACAATGGAGGGGCGATCTTCAAAAGTGTACTTTACTATCAATATGAACCTGGATGTATCTGAGGAAGCAATG GCGATGTTTTCTCTGGCctgtatttttccctttaaataccCGGCAGTTCTGCCTGAAATTACTGTCAG ATCAGTAATATTGAGTAGATCCCAGCAGACTCAGCTGAACACAGATCTGACTGCATTCCTGCAAAAACATTGTCATGGAGATGTTTGTATACTGAATGCCACGGAGTGGGTTAGAGAACACGCGTCTAGCTATGTCAGCAGAGATACTTCATCTTCACCCCCCACAGGAAGCACAGTCCAGTCAGTTGACCTCATCTTCACGAGACTCTGGATCTACAGCCATCATATCtacaacaaatgcaaaagaaagaatattctagAGTGGGCAAAGGAGCTTTCCCTGTCTGGGTTTAGCATGCCTGGAAAACCTGGTGTTGTTTGTGTGGAAGGCCCACAAAGTGCCTGTGAAGAATTCTGGTCAAG ACTCAGAAAATTAAACTGGAAGAGAATTTTAATCCGCCATCGAGAAGACATTCCTTTTGATGGTACAAATGATGAAatggaaagacaaaggaaattttccatttttgaagaaaaagtgtTCAGTGTTAATGGAGCCAGGGGAAACCACATGGACTTTGGTCAGCTCTATCAGTTCTTAAATGCCAAAGGATGTGGGGATGTTTTCCAGATGTTTTTTGGTGTAGAAGGACAATGA